The sequence aagcttcttagttgtcgaccaagtgtgactaagaaggacggcagggctggtgAGTTTGGTATATCCAGCAATTTTTCATTATATGTGATGGTAAAGCGAACGAATGAGCACTACGATGGATGAGTGACATACTAAAAAGCCCTTAATTAGTTGAAACACTTACCATAACGAAGTAATGCTTTCCACGCTAATCCCGCTCCCGAAGAGAGGACAGTCATAATGAAAGGATTTCTTTCCCACAGCAGAAAGCATAACATTTTATGTTGACATGCAGTAAGAGATATGTTATAATGTACCACATACGATAACAAGGGACGAAATGCGTCATAAAACCTTTAGGTAATGCAAGTTAATATCACCGGGAAAGTTTTAGAGTGGATGCACACTTTGCTGTCAGCTATCAGAACTTCATTTCGTCGGCTATGGACTTGCACTTGAGACCGGAGATGCTCTTGTAGGCAGCCATCTGTGATGCAGCCGCAGTCACTTCTTTGATGGCAACCGCCACCTTTTTTGGCTCCGTCAGAAACCACACCCACAGGTTTTGGTTGTAGCGCCAGTATTTATTGTTctagaaataaaatattttgtaaaaatagTGTCTGTGAATGATATATGTGAACTAGTTTTATGTCTACTGCTCAACAAGCTACCGGCAAACACTTACCTTCGGTTCGTTGATGTTCTGTTGATAATCAGTCTTTAATGCCCGCAGATCTTTTTCAATCTGATCCATTTCAAACGTCAGCCGTTGCATTCGTTCCTGATACTGCTGATCGAAAAACTGAGGTCTGTTTACCGGACCATCAAAAACGTATCTGGTCAACACTTTTTCGTTTTCGTTGCTGAAAAGACAAAATATTCTATCAAAAAATCCTCCCTCGAATTCGATTTAATATTCCTACAGATTTTCAATTGTTTCATTCATATTCTTGTAGAACTTTCCGTTTACAACTGATGACAAAGTTTTGAACGTTCGTTTCTGAAAGTCCACAAATTCTTGCAAGTTGTTTTTCAAGTTCAACGATCGATCAATCGCCAGCGAAGACGTAGAATGACTCAAATTCAACGCACCCATGAGGGAAGCCATCTGGTTGGTGAACTCTTCCAGTGCTTCCTCTTCGGCATTGTTTCGGTCCAGTGCCTTCATCGCTTCAATGCGTTTTAGACTAAACTGAGTTTCCGCATTCATCTCGTCGCTGTTGTCGAATTTGTTCTTCATCTTCTCCAAATCCAGCTGCATCAAAATCCACAACATTTCTGCGTTCATCAGTGCACTCGACACGATCTCGGAGAGTTTCTTGATGTACTCCAGTCGACTGATGGCTCGCTCTAGTTTCAATTTGCTGTTATCGTAGAGGATGTACTCGATTCGGTGCTCGTTCATTTGGCGAATGTACATTTCTAGTTCCTGCTTGAGGACATCGATCCGGAGAGTGTCCTGTTCGTTGGCAGATTTCAATTCAGCACaatattttctgaaaatgtatgaaaaatatactTTTCTTCTGCTATAAATGATGTATGAAGGGAAAATAATAGATAAAGTATTGCAATAAGTAAAGTTGAATATGAAAGTGAGAACATAAATAATGAAATATCATTCGGAATACACTAGACTTGATACAATGACAATGATTAATTAGAATGAGCATATAAAATACAAGGAGATTCGTCCTACATTAATTTACCTCATTACTTCAATTTTCATAGGCTGCCAACTGAGGTCCTGAAAGCGCTCCATCATTCGTTTCAGTCCATGGAATTCCTTGCTGGCATCTGTCAGCTTTCCCTCCTCCAGATCCAAACGAGACTTGATACTCTCCAACTGTATAATTATGTCCCGCTGATTGTGGTCATTCTCGTTATCCGAATCGTTGGAATCCCGCACAGAAAAATGCTTCCGTATGTACATTTCCAGATACTTGAGAAACTGGTCACATTTCATGTTGAACTGCTCAATAGGCATCTGATAGATGAACAACGGAGGATTTtgctaaaatatttttaaatcacATAAAAATGAGCACAAGCTCACAGCCTCATGGCAAAATAGCCTACATACAGCTTGAACGTAGCATTGGTGCATTTCAAAAATCTGCTGCTGCGAACTGGATTGTATGTCCTCAATAAATTTTGCCTTCTCCATGCATTCACTTGAGATCTTTCCTTGATTGAAATCAGCATCAATAAGCTTCATGTCCAGCTCGGAAAGTTCCTTAGTTAATCCCTTTTCAGTCACTTTTGCAGCGGATATTAATTGCTCATATTGCTCCTCAATGCTCACTAACTCATCCAGCTGTTCTTCATAAATCTCCACATCATCCTCATTGTATTCCAGGATATTTGCGTAATCTTTGCAGAGCACTTCAAGTTCCGCCCGAACTTCATCCTCCGATAGCACAAGCCCACTGCGTTCCAGATCTGCATAACTACaagaatttattttatttcttattccaTATACCTAatcaaatctaaaaatcttactCCCGGAGCATACTGTCTGATGCTAAGTTATCCTCTGTCACGGACTGACCGAACCATTCGAAAAATTCCTTGAACGATTCATCGTGCAACAGCCACAGCCCGCCGATTTCAACTCCGCTCACTCGCCTCAAGATTTCCAAGTTCTAGGAACCagaattattagttttatataAAAGAACAATCACAAATACTTACTTTTGCAGATTCATCCATATTTAATGCGTCTTCACGTAGGTTGACATTATTTCACAGAATAAAACTCTGAATTAAAAATTTCGGTACAGCTGATTTCAGTTACACAAATCGCACAATGCAcaaaacttttttgccaaatcaaatttttgtttatatgagcACTAGCGCCTTCTGCGGTCGGTTTTAAAACAAATCATTCAGCCTGAACGGCCAAATATCCGCATACAAATCAAGCTATATTTAAAATAATGGGAACCCGACGCTCACTCACAcggataaaaatataaaagcaaaatagattaaaatttaagctaaaaccatattcggtctatccactcattgctaggattattttttatttaatctttTGAGGATTAAAGTTGATTTAATCATTGCAAGGTTTTCTCTGCAATAATTGTAAGGCAGCAGTATACATCTATatcaaatatgaaaaaatgaaaatgaaaacataacCATTgaaaaggaattaaaaaaagacGTGATTAGTATGGGATTTAAGCCACGACTAGAATGTAAAGGCCAAGGGCAAAAAGTAAGTTCttttaaattgaattcaaaGCGGGTTTATTACGGTTTGTTTTAGCAGCCTTTTTGCGGACGTGTTGTAACTTGAGTATTTGTTTGGGTTCCATATGGGGAACAGGGGAAAACAGATTGAATTTGTGGGATTGCCAAGGGGAACGACAGACACAAGTTTTTCTGGGCTGAAAAGTTCCGAAAACGATGGTAATTCCCCAAAAAAAAGACAAAGCCCGTATGCCGTCTTTTGTGAGGGATGCAGTCTTTTTCGGCACAGGAAAACCTCGAGGAAAACTTGTGTCTTTTCCCTTGGGGAATTCGTCGGTTCAGCGCAACTCCGGAAAATGCGCGAAAggttattttctttttttttctggctCACGGCTCATTTTCTTATAGCATTTTCGCTGACTGCACAAGGCCGGACTTGAGTCGGGCAAGATGGCGTAGATAATTCGTCCAATAAGCGGGAACAACctggaaaaaaatgaaatgttgcTGCGATTCGACTTATTTTGCTGAACGACAAAAGTGTAATGAATGTTTTTCTCGAGTCTCAAGAGTAATAATGCGAGCTTGTTAAGcatttaaacatttatttttctgaaaatcatTGCAATGCTTAAAAAGCAATTGAAGCTAAATTTATTATTAATCCTTGTAAcaattatattttgaaaaagctttggaaGGATTAAATATTAATCTAATAAGCTTTTTTCATTTTATCCAGAGCAAACTACACTGAaatcaaatcaacaatattttttatgtgcaCAAACTTCATACACGCTTAGATCAGtttacccataaataggtacttgattcacccatatttgagtACTTCATCCATTACCAATAATATGGGTGAAGTTTACCAACAAAATTGGTGAACTTTACCTATAATCCAAGAAAATGCAAtttacccaaatatgggtgaaaatGTTTACCCATATATGGATGAAAATAATAACATTTACTTCTATCATCAAATTGGTTTTGTTGATATTTAGAAGATcgagaaaattatttgaaaaattgtttcacgtgtgttttttttaatgaaggTATGTAAAATATTTTACTAAACgacgaaaaaataatttaaatttcaaatttcaaatgatttCTAGATATTTAGAAAACGGAATACTTTTACGCAAGAGTTGTACCAACCGCCGATTGCTTCCTGAGAAGTTTGTCGGTacccgggtagaggtgaataacaaacaaataacataacaatagcaaattttgctgtgatatcagattttgttatttatatgttattcatgaataacataaaatagTATCCCAACAACAagttttgttataatagtaaaatttgtcatttatttgttattgtaaaaaagagcagaacaacaaatgaagagcacattttgcaatcatagcaaagtttgttattcatttatcatttgcttTTTCAAcatcaataataactgattttgatattttcttttcttcgaatattttgctattggtttgttacACACtaaactcatttcaccgtattcggtaaattttaccgaaatctcaacagctgaactgttcggtaatttattttacagactttttgtaattttttctatagatagtggaatatatagatgagcgaagataaatcctctgtctccaaacgaactgtcaaacgtgtctccaaacgagcatgacgtcacgatttcaatggaaacgttaagggctgtgacgtcatatgcgcgtgtgcacgggcaaaaaaatcgactcagccatgctttcgctcatctatagattctactatctataattttttttccattgctcaattgtcaaaatcaccgaaaatcagttaaattatttaccgaacagttctgctgttgagatttcggtaaaattttaccgaattcggcgatttattttaagtgtgtattataatagcaaaatgagttatttattagttttttgctagagcaatgtctgttattatttttgctattttagcaactatatcaaacaaactaatatcatattttgctattcagttattcatatattaatagtaaaatttgatattattttgctgttttccTCTACCCGGGTAACTTCCACGATTCGGATCTCTAACCATCGAAAGCAATAACGATTTCATGGGCGCATCTGGTAGAAGTTCTTCTTTCGATCCCGGATATAAGGAGGATATAATTGATGCTATTAAGTCGAAGGACAATATGATGGTACACCCGATGCTCGAACCGGAACCAAGAAAACAGGCGTCGGTTAACCCCCTATGTGAACCTGAACCGCGGAGTATCTCCCGTCACAAAAGCAACTCGCCAAAGTTCTCCGTTGAACGTCTAGTGCGTACGATACGCCTAGCGCCCCTAGCGCAGAATCCAGTCGAAACTGTATCTCTGATTGCGTCCCATGAAGTTGATCATTACTTGGTAAGTCCGATTATACTTCTTTGTAGTTCAGGGTCATGATTGTTTACTTCTACATCATCAGGGAAACACGAAATTACCGTGCGCAGCATCAGCATCATCCGCCTGTACATCATCGACGCAAATTCACCCGAATGAAGTACAACTATACGATCGATAGCCGGTCAGCAGCGACACAAGCAAGTATGCCCAACCAACCTTCTCCGAATCTTCCACCAACACACCACACGGTGATACCGGTTCCACCTGCAGTAGATATCGCAAAATTAATGTGACCCGATAAATTATATGTGAGCGCGGGACAAAAAaagttcagaaaaatatatgaagctcttttagtagaatgtattcaaccgtctgaGACGAATtatgtactctccatttaattccaccaattaattttcgatatctttgctgatatgtatttcgaccacaactgtgtggtcgtcttcagtgtctcgtacttgactcgagtcgagtcaagtcaaaaacgagacactgaagacgaccacacagttgtggtcgaaatacgtatctgcaaagatatagAAAATTAAATGGTttaattaaatggagagtacttaattcgtcttagacggttcaaaAAAAGTTCATAATTTAATATGTTTTAGTAATAtgaatcaaaaatttcaattttttatttgttaccaACGCTTAGATTGCTAATTGTTCGATAAACGACAACTTACTTTACAAGTCAAAGCTTTCTTCGCACCTTGAATATGCAGCTCAATGTAGCTGCCATGGCGTTTCGTATAATTTTAAAGTTAAGCGGTTccctgtccgataactgcaaaactgttgcaactattgAATTGTAGTTCAAAAGCGTTGCAGTTGAATGACTTTCAGCTGTTGATCGTCTAGCGTATTGATTTTTgttaggaaatatttttttgtagcgATAGAAGCAATGATATCAAACctcaaaaattatttccgaaTAACCTAAATAACTTTTTCTAAAATACATAAaccgcttgcgattctgcagggaGAGCATCGTGCTTGAATTTTgcatgcagaatcgcatcgtaCCGCTTATTCCCCAAAAAGGATATCGCTTCAAAAAACACCAAATCCCAATaaaagcgtattttatgttaccTATGGATTTATTTTCCTGTTTCCGCAAAGAAAGTAAATTCGACTAATTCAACACGTAGAAATCAAGCAATGATGCAAACCGCGAATCAAATCATGAACGATTCTCAGTGCCATGTGTCGGATGGTGTTTGACTCGCGCTTGATTTAAATTTTGGATGAGATTGAGGAATTTGAGTTTTTTCCAACTCTGCTATCGATATCCAATATCAACACAGTAAAGGTCGTCTTCTAACTGGGTAGATTTTCCGCAAGATTTTGGTCCGCATGGCATTTAAATGGAGTGGAATTTTGGACGTTCCGTGTTGAAATTCAAGCAATTACGCAGCAGGAAATACATGGCAGCAAAATATGCTTACAAGATTCCCAGGGTATAAGGCTTGGGTAAAACAAACTATAGAGATAATTAAATTTTAGTCTGAGTTCCAAAAGAACATTTTAATCTTGATTTCCATGATCCATATGCCTTACAAAACGTTAGTCTTagtcaaaattataaatttaaaaaatctaataatttcttttaaaatactaaGTAATAGCTAATAATGTAttctatttttctgtatttcgcgggacattatctagaaataagttgaatgcgggacgtttcgcgggacgcttttcagcgcgggacaaatagtgaaaatgcgggactgtcccgcgaaaTGCGGGACGTATGGTCACATTACGCAAAATCCTCACTCCTGTTGGTAGACCCTGGAGCTGCTAAGAGGAGCGCCAAAAAGCGGAATGCTCCAAATCAAAACGTCCGTAATAATTGATTTTCGTTCCGCTGTaaaaaaaacggaaagcagGAAAAGGAAGGTGGGCTGGGCGGTGCCAACCAGTATACTATAAAGGTTTTCCATCTGCATCGAAGAGAAAGATACACGACCCAATGACCGACCCGATAGAAATGCAGCCAACTTCTGGAATGGAATGATTACCGAAACGTACTGGATTTATTAGCAGGTAAAACAGTGATCTACATCCGCGctctataaataaataatattatttttccCGTCAACAGAATTAGCCATGGAATCAACAGGATCCTCCGCTTCCTCCACAACGGTGACGTCATTCCCATCATCCAGTGTGTCTGAACTCTAAACATAGAGGCATTCCTGTTACCGATCTGAATTGTGAATTCATGTATTGTACTTATTAcgaaatagggtaaaatgcccgaaagtggaccccctagtagcgaaattttgctcttcctggcatacaCACTTAAACACGAAATTTCATTTCGGTAAAGTGAAATAACGAACATGGTCGGCAAAGCTTATCTTTACTGATATCTCGTTGAAAATTGACAGGTTTCTGACGAGAATCGGTATTTCACGATGATTGCAAATACTCGGCAATAAAATTTGCCATAGCGACCGGTAAACTTAATTTCTGACCGAAATTCGGTAAAGCtaatctgtcaaaattttactttGCTATTCGATACGACATGTGTTTGAAAATAGAGATAATACAAGATAGAAGCAAACTTTGGAATATTTTAATGTAAGTACATGCAAATATATACAAATCAACTGCTATtaataaacaattaaaatatCACCAAAAGGATCTATCAACATCGTTCCTGTCTATATAAACCACATTGCATTATTACTATTTCATTTCAGTTGACTACAGAAAGCTCCCGATACGTGAAGTCGGGTGCCACCAATGTTAGAAAATATAGCGAAGCAGCTGCAGGTATGGCCATCAGTGCTCAGTGCGGGGTTTAGTGTCTACTCGAACAGCTAATAAAATATTAATCCAGTTCTAACCTAAAGAAATTGACTTGCGAAATAGTCTTGTGAATCAAATTTAACTTGGAAAATGAGCCGCCCTTTTTTATTTGATGAAGCGCGCATGACTCCAATGACTTCCAACGTTCCGTCTCTCGTACGTGATGAAGGAAAAAATTCCCAAGTCGTTTTCAAAAGGATTTTCAACGGAATTGAGAATGTGAATAGATACTTCCCGTAAAAATACCATCATATTCTAAGGGAAATTTTGATCAAAGAAGGTTCATTCAAGGGTCCATTAATGTCTGAATgctaacactttttgtatgaagtaaatcgaaatatatttatgtagaaaaattttctcaaaatcaaaataattttcttatcaaaattttcgatgtttttgtgtttaaaattatttactttgaaaaacaagaaaaaaacaaacaaataatgcACTGAATTTCGGCATAACGATTTACTGAGCTGTTCGGCAAAGCATTACCGAACAGGTCggtaaattttgacagctgaGGGTTTCATACAGTTTACGAATTGTCGGTAATTCGAACTTTCACCGAGATTATTGCCGAAatctcagctgttggattctcggcattttttttgccggcctcggtgaaataaattaagtgtgtaaggatgagaaattttcaaaatattaattttgcgtcatatctaatatcaagctctgcatctcctgttcacgatacatacaaaaaacactcaaatactcgacgttattctttGGAATTAACATTGTAAAGTTGGACTaaatttgccctatagtagaccccgtccataataggaaattgcttccctatagtcgacacttcatttgtttttcatgtttcgtttcgggacgttcttcttccctattatggaccccccaaaatattcctataatggacactctcgtgtttattttttatagaattgtaaaaaatcaactaattttactttccagagCATTTTCAATggatgtaatcaaatcataggactgtaaggtaggttctcccgatggaatttcatagcaaaatgtttccattgtgctgtaataatgaaaaaatgtctggagggtccactattggttgggggtccactattgggcattttaccctatgtttattagaataaataaaaaaatctaaatgttttcgttctaaaataatttcaaaacattttcctGTCCCAAAATATAAGCCAAGAtcaaagcatgaaaaatcactcaaatatgGGTGAAATATACCTATAAATTCCTCCAATCCAAGTACCTAAATATGGGTGAAATCAATCTACCTAtatatcagtggcgtagccacggaggtggttttgggcataaaaccccccccagagacaaattttttagaagaaatttttttttgcgaaaaaaaaatgttcagaacccccccccccccagaccaattttctggctacgccactgctatATATAGGTAAATGCCAATTCACCCATAAAtacgtatgtgcactttttggcgattatgggtactcttcacccatatttgggtgaactgaagtAAGCGTGTAGAagcaagcctgctttcaagccgcttttatgtgcagcattcactgaggaaaatggacgtacgattttcaataaaacgccttatggaaatttgccacaaggaatcggtatgaatttcaatatgttgccttatgaatgatgattttcatttgaaaaaaagtgaagtgcggcagactggattcgaaccatggacgtcggggtcgggaggccggtatgtagaccacacgcccatcgacgcttgggtATTCGaagaggtaactgcgtataagaagcactgatGGTGGAAAAATCAGTCGAATATTCATAAGGCGCcggttatgaatttcgatagtccagttcgctgagtgtttgaataggcgaatttgagtaaagctcatcgatcattttgacatctggtggtcgtcacaagaaccacgaaaaaagtgtcgttggccaaaaaagtgCATTGGCAGCATACGGAGGGAGTACGGTTTTCGAGTTTTCTGATTAATACAATCATTTATGAAAGCTGAAATAGTCGCAAATGAATTATAGGCAggggctgattttctacccgccgctgtcacatccaggcggtATAGtttatgcgcaaaatagccagcatgagttaaccaccagaaatttgtatggcgaaagacatctaacgcgggttttctcaaaattaggaatttTTCATGCGGGCGATTCATTggaagaaaattgtgttttctttgggATGAGCTTCCATCCGGTGTGTGCTTGCATATGATTTTTCCGATTAAACAGCACATCTCTTGCAGTGCCTCCACCGCACAATCTTGGTTATGAGTTCCTGGATTTTTAATTCGAGGCTTATTTGggtgggatttgttttcaacagCTGCTTAAAGACTTTAAGAAGCCATTGCCAGTGGAAAACATTAGACTatatattgcctgattttctcaaaattgcacgcggcgaacccttcatgaaaggtaccgccgcgctttctgcagcccgtttacttgattcttatgggtgaatagcattgcggtgtatcgtttgccgcggccgtacctttcgacagtcattcgccgcgtgaagttttgtgcaagtacccatttgggaacattacaaacgccgcgcagggtatcatatccagaaaatctgacaataccaaaaagtgaagtaaatttgatggagaaaatttgattttgaatgtaaataatcgcttctgacgaatttctcccaaactctcgcagcgcactctaccactggatccttctcgaattcgCCTATTGTATTTATTGTTAATAGAATTTAAATTCCAAGCATTTATGATTTATTTAAAtaggaaataaattttcaatgcaATGACCAATAATTAACCTAATATTAATACTCGCACATGGAATACATTAGtgtttaaatttaatatttattgttCGAAAATCACCAACATGGCGGAAAAGGAAACTTAAATGTGCTACCAAAACACGGCAGACCTACTCAGCATTCGAGCATGCTATGAAGGAAAACTGCATTCccaatacagtgatcgttcgctaattgggacacgacctcaccccaactagcgaatgccgttcgctaattggggcgttttaacaagcgtcaatgttgtttacttttggcattgaacaaaggaaaattttacgcgccagaaaatatcgatcccgtcaaacacggaaacaaaacgtcaacgcgtttttgacatcacattctgacgctTAGCTGCTTTTTGTTGAAATAAGGTAGTGACAGCCCCCTGGTAAAGACGACAATGACACAGTAGTGTAAACTTTATTGAATGTGAGTAGCGTTAAACGTATGTGTAATTGAAACTGACAAATCATAAGTGATGATATATACTTGTAAtgtatttgtttatgtttacattcaGTCCGTACTAGTCCGTAAATATAGAGAGTCCGTTGTGAAAACTATTTGTTAGTTTGGCTAATCTTTTTTCTGCAATCACGCGATTCCGGGAAAGATATTGTCCGGTCGATCTGAAGCGAACCGTGTCTGCTGCGACTGAGGAATTCAACAGGTTATGTGCCCAGTTTTTGCAGAGAAAGATAACAGAAAAAGTGTCTGTTCgaaaagacattttttttttgatttgtgGTTAtatgttattgttgttgttatcTACCGGTAGGGGAAAGGCATTGAAGTTTATCCCGATGATGTGTTAATTGAGTCCTAAAATGAAGagtcgatattcgattttctttcagagaacgatgaaggtaatcattctaaacatgtcagtttttctttagactcaaaaatcgaaaagaatattgtttaatttgaaatttaaaaatagatgaaaaatgcttcctcgacattttcggtcttgtttgacgtacggattcaaacgtactagcaaaacaccgcagggcacttgactcaacctttgacagttaatatatggggctggcgttttgggctgatggtttaTTCGTTCtaaaatgttgcacagcccaaaaattgccttaaaatgtcttaaacacaaaaatattatttttactgatttagaattttaccagaatttttataacaacggtacaagtatttttgaccgatgcactatcgtttgcaaccataaacgaggtagggctttaggacccaattggcCAATTAATTGACGAAAAAAAAGACAGTACGGATAATGGAAAGGATGAATGCACTTTGTTCGAGGATGAGTGATTTTTCACCATTGTTGTGTAGTAGCTTTGCTACCGTCACTTTGTGTTTGTTGTGTGTATATTGGATACCGAATGAGATTGTATTGAGTATGTTGAACTGAACTGTAGACAGAATTGAACTGAGGAGCGTAATTGTGGTCACAGTGGTCCAGAAAGTGTTTTTTGTTTGACGatagattgaatttcaaaagttTAATAATGACGGAAGCAAAGGTTACTTTTGATCGGATAAATGATTCCAACTGGGCAACATGGAGATTTCGGATGGAGCTAATGTTAATGAAGGATGATCTATGGACGACTGTGAAAGACTCTAAGCCGGAATCGACTGATATGACAACGAACTCTGCAGTGTATCAGAATTCGGGTAGCGGAAGTAGCAGCCGTGGAGTGTGCTTCACGACAACAACCGAAAGGAAAATAGTTCGCAAAGAAAGGTGGGTCATCGATACAGGTTGTACAGAGCATATGACGAATTCAGCAGCAAGCCTGATGAGCAGAACACTGCGGAAAGAGAATATAGATACGGGCAATGGATTTTCTAAAAACACCGTTCTGAAGTTTCTCGAAAAATTACTAACTATTTTTTCACCCATAAACGGAAGAAAATCACCCACCTCGTTGACTGAATGAAACTGCTAGAAGATGGGCACTTTTCACCCATTTGgcaaaatttgaaatcaccCATCTTTTTGACAGCTTCATATGGATTCTAAAGGTGGGTGATTTGAAAACATTTAATGAGTATTCTCAAATCTCCGTGTAATagcattcataagttaatgaaaagtatgagtttcggaatgtatgtgcctaatgcgatgtataagtttattcttacacatatcattaagcgcctgctttggcgcAAAAgcattagaaatcttaata comes from Armigeres subalbatus isolate Guangzhou_Male chromosome 2, GZ_Asu_2, whole genome shotgun sequence and encodes:
- the LOC134216892 gene encoding augmin complex subunit dgt3, with translation MDESAKNLEILRRVSGVEIGGLWLLHDESFKEFFEWFGQSVTEDNLASDSMLRDYADLERSGLVLSEDEVRAELEVLCKDYANILEYNEDDVEIYEEQLDELVSIEEQYEQLISAAKVTEKGLTKELSELDMKLIDADFNQGKISSECMEKAKFIEDIQSSSQQQIFEMHQCYVQAQNPPLFIYQMPIEQFNMKCDQFLKYLEMYIRKHFSVRDSNDSDNENDHNQRDIIIQLESIKSRLDLEEGKLTDASKEFHGLKRMMERFQDLSWQPMKIEVMRKYCAELKSANEQDTLRIDVLKQELEMYIRQMNEHRIEYILYDNSKLKLERAISRLEYIKKLSEIVSSALMNAEMLWILMQLDLEKMKNKFDNSDEMNAETQFSLKRIEAMKALDRNNAEEEALEEFTNQMASLMGALNLSHSTSSLAIDRSLNLKNNLQEFVDFQKRTFKTLSSVVNGKFYKNMNETIENLNENEKVLTRYVFDGPVNRPQFFDQQYQERMQRLTFEMDQIEKDLRALKTDYQQNINEPKNNKYWRYNQNLWVWFLTEPKKVAVAIKEVTAAASQMAAYKSISGLKCKSIADEMKF
- the LOC134216893 gene encoding uncharacterized protein LOC134216893 — its product is MGASGRSSSFDPGYKEDIIDAIKSKDNMMVHPMLEPEPRKQASVNPLCEPEPRSISRHKSNSPKFSVERLVRTIRLAPLAQNPVETVSLIASHEVDHYLGNTKLPCAASASSACTSSTQIHPNEVQLYDR